One window from the genome of Clupea harengus chromosome 19, Ch_v2.0.2, whole genome shotgun sequence encodes:
- the LOC105901441 gene encoding SH2 domain-containing adapter protein E-like isoform X2, translating into MEPYDAQQLITEIRRRGSKDLLKTSTLPEGGDGPREDLKSSSPLLIYDDPYEGAIETPVSRPEPDPRSPAEYELPREWRREQILKALSVPSDDADRPDHPAPAREEASHLSWPLMQHLQRCSWTQKVPRPPAGGAEGDGGRVDPSMPLEKQSWYHGSVTRQEVDSQLQSCKEGSFLVRDSESGTSKYSIALKTNQGCVHIIVAQTKESGYTLDQSRCTFPSIPQVVHYYCSQPLPFPGANHMTLMHPVPRSL; encoded by the exons ACCTACTGAAGACGTCAACTCTCCCGGAGGGTGGTGACGGACCAAGGGAAGACTTGAagtcttcttctcctctgctgaTCTATGACGACCCATACGAGGGGGCCATTGAGACCCCAGTGAGTCGGCCGGAACCGGACCCCCGCTCCCCTGCGGAGTACGAGCTGcccagggagtggaggagggagcagATCCTGAAGGCACTGTCAG ttCCATCTGATGACGCTGATCGCCCCGACCACCCGGCCCCAGCCCGAGAGGAGGCGTCCCATCTCTCCTGGCCCCTGATGCAGCACCTGCAGAGGTGCAGCTGGACCCAGAAGGTGCCCAGGCCCCCGGCTGGGGGCGCCGAGGGGGACGGGGGCAGGGTGGATCCCAGTATGCCTCTGGAGAAGCAGAG CTGGTACCATGGCAGTGTGACACGCCAGGAAGTGGACTCTCAGCTTCAGTCCTGCAAAGAGGGCAGTTTCCTGGTCAGAGACAGCGAATCAGGAACCAGCAAGTACTCCATCGCTCTCAA GACGAATCAGGGTTGTGTGCACATCATCGTGGCGCAGACGAAGGAGAGCGGCTACACGCTGGACCAGAGCCGCTGCACTTTCCCCAGCATCCCCCAGGTGGTGCACTACTACTGCAGCCAGCCGCTGCCCTTCCCCGGCGCCAATCACATGACCCTGATGCACCCCGTGCCTCGCTCACTCTAG